CTTCGCCCCGTCGTTGATGGCGATGATCGCGTTCTGGTCGACGCTGTCGCTGAACATGCCGGACTTCACCCGGTTCGGCGGAAGCCAGCGCAAACAGGCCCGCGGGCAGGTGCTGGGCCTGCCGACCACGATGACGTTCATCGCGATCGTGGCGATCCTGACCACCTCGGGCGGGCAGGTGCTCTACGGCGAGGCGATCTGGGATCCGGCGCAGCTGGCCGACCGGTTCTCCAGTCCCGCCGTGGTCGTGGTCGCGCTGATCGCGCTGGTGCTCGCCACGATTTCGGCGAACCTCGCCGCCAACGTGGTCAGCCCGTCCTACGACTTCTCCAACGCCTTCCCCAAGCGGATCACGTTCGCCGTCGGTGGACTCATCACCGGGGTCATCGGTGTCGTGATCATGCCGTGGAAGCTCTACTCCGACCCCGACATCTACATCTTCGCCTGGCTCGGCTTCTACGGTGGCGTCCTCGGCGCTGTCGCCGGGGTGCTGGTGGCCGGGTACTGGGTGGTCAAGCGCACCAGGCTCGACCTGGCGGCGCTCTACACCGAGGGCGGGCGGTACTGGTTCCGCGCGGGCTGGAACTGGCGCGCCCTGGTCGCCACCGTCGTCGGTGCCGTGCTCGCGGTCGGCGGCGCCTACACCGCACCGGGCTCGCAGGGCCCGTTCCCCGCGAACGGGCTGATCCCGTTCCTGAAACCCCTCTACGACTACAGCTGGGTCGCCGGTCTCGTCGGCGCCTTCGTCGTCTACCTCGCGCTGTCGTGGGCGCACCGTCAACCGAAGGAGGAAACCCGTGAGCAATCAGGTCCGAGCCGCGTTGGTACAGCAACGGTGGACGGGTGACAAGGATTCGATGATCGCGGGCGCGGTCGAGGCGATCGGCTCGGCCGCCTCGCAGGGCGCCCAGGTCGTGTGCCTGCAGGAGCTGTTCTACGGGCCGTACTTCTGCCAGGTGCAGGACACCGACTACTACTCCTACACCGAGGGCATCCCGGACGGCCCGACCACGAAGCTGCTTCAGGAGGTCGCCGAGCGGCACGGCATCGTGATCGTCGCGCCGATGTACGAGCAGGAGCAGGCGGGCGTCTACTACAACACCGCCGCCGTGATCGACGCCGACGGGAAGTATCTCGGCAAGTACCGCAAGAACCACATCCCGCAGGTCAAGGGGTTCTGGGAGAAGTTCTACTTCCGGCCCGGCAACACCGGCTACCCGGTGTTCGACACCGCGGTCGGGCGGATCGGCGTCTACATCTGCTACGACCGGCACTTCCCGGAGGGGTGGCGCGCGCTCGGCCTGGCCGGGGCGAAGATCGTGTTCAACCCCTCGGCGACCAGCCGCGGCCTGTCGCAGTACCTGTGGCGGCTGGAGCAGCCCGCCGCGGCCGTGGCGAACGAGTACTACGTCGGCGCGATCAACCGCGTGGGCGTGGAACCGCTGGGCGACAACGACTTCTACGGCCAGACCTACTTCGTCGACCCGCGCGGCGAACTGGTCGGCGACGCGGCCGCCGACGACAAGGACGAGGTCGTGGTGCGGGACCTGGACATGGACAGGCTGGGCGAGGTCCGCGACCTGTGGCAGTTCTACCGCGACCGCCGCCCGGACTCCTACGACTCGATCGTGGCGCCCTGAGGAGGGTCGATGCGCACGCTGATCAAGGGTGGCACGGTGCTGTCCACCACCGGGGCGAGTCACGCGGACGTGCTCGTCGAGGGTGAGACGATCGCCGCCGTCGCCGCGCCGGGCCTGTTCGAGGCGGCCGACGAGGTGATCGACGCGACCGGGAAGTACGTGATGCCGGGTGGGATCGACGCCCACACGCACATGGAGATGCCCTTCGGTGGCACGTTCTCGCATGACACGTTCGAGACCGGCACCGTCGCGGCCGCGTGGGGCGGCACCACGACGATCATCGATTTCGCGGTGCAGCCCAAGGGTTCGACGCTGCAGCCGACGCTGGACAAGTGGCATGAGAAGGCCGACGGCAACTGCGCCGTCGACTACGGGTTCCACATGATCCTGTCCGACGTCAACGACACGACGCTCAAGGAGATGCAGACCTGCATCGACGCCGGGGTGTCCAGCTTCAAGATGTTCATGGCCTACCCGGGCGTGTTCTACTCGACCGACGGCGAGATCGTCCGCGCGATGCGGCAGGCGACCGAGACCGGCGCCACGATCATGATGCACGCGGAGAACGGCATCGCGATCGACCAGCTGGTCGCGCAGGCGCTCGCCGAGGGCAAGGGCGATCCGGTGCAGCACGGGCTGACCCGGCCGCCGGAACTGGAGGCCGAGGCGACCTCGCGCGCGATCCGGCTGGCGCAGGTGACCGGTTCGCCGCTCTACCTCGTGCACCTGTCCGCGTCGCAGGCGCTCACCGCGGTGGCGGAAGCGCGTGACGGCGGGCAGAACGTGTTCGCGGAAACGTGCCCGCAGTACCTGTATCTGTCCATCGACGATCTCGCACGCCCGGAGTTCGAAGGCGCGAAGTACGTGGCCTCTCCCCCGCTGCGCGAGAAATGGCACCAGGGCGATCTGTGGCGGGGGCTGCGCACCAACGATCTGTCCGTGGTGTCGACCGATCACTGCCCGTTCTGCTTCAAGGACCAGAAGGAGCTGGGCCGCGGGGACTTCTCCAAGATCCCGAACGGGATCCCGGGCGTGGAGCACCGGATGGACCTGCTGCACCAGGGTGTGGTCGCCGGGGAGATCTCGCTGGGACGCTGGGTCGAAGCCTGCTCGACGACACCGGCCCGGATGTTCGGGTTGTACCCGCGCAAGGGCGTGATCGCACCCGGTTCGGACGCCGACGTCGTGATCTACGACCCGGCCGCGAAGCAGACGCTGTCCGCGGAAACGCACCACATGAACGTGGACTACTCGGCCTACGAGGGCTTGGAGATCACCGGGAAGGTCGAGGCGGTGCTCTCGCGCGGCAAGCTGATCGTCTCGCCGTCCGGGTTCGCCGGCGGCGACGGGCACGGGAAGTTCCTGTCGCGCGAGCTGTGCCAGTACCTGAACTGAGGAGCGGGCCATGGATTTCGGTGTGGTGCTGCAGACGGATCCGCCTGCTCGTGAGGTGGTCCGGTTGATGAAGGCCGCGGAGGACTGCGGGTTCGGCTACGGTTGGACCTTCGACTCCGTCGTGCTGTGGCAGGAACCGTTCGTCATCTACTCGCAGATACTGGCCGCAACCTCGGCGATGACGGTCGGGCCGATGGTGACCAGCCCTGCCACCCGGGACTGGTCGGTGACCGCGTCGCTGTTCGCCACGCTCAACGACATGTTCGGCAACCGCACCGTGTGCGGGATCGGGCGGGGCGATTCCGCGCACCGGGTGGTCGGCAGGCGTCCGTCCACTCTGGCCACCCTGCGCGATGCGATGCACACCATCAAGGAGCTGGCCGAGGGCCGGGAGGTCGTGCTCGGCGACACCCCGGTGCAAATCCCGTGGGTGCGGGGCGGGCGGCTGGAGATGTGGATGGCCGGGTACGGGCCGAAGGCGCTGCGGCTGGCCGGT
This is a stretch of genomic DNA from Amycolatopsis endophytica. It encodes these proteins:
- a CDS encoding nitrilase-related carbon-nitrogen hydrolase — translated: MSNQVRAALVQQRWTGDKDSMIAGAVEAIGSAASQGAQVVCLQELFYGPYFCQVQDTDYYSYTEGIPDGPTTKLLQEVAERHGIVIVAPMYEQEQAGVYYNTAAVIDADGKYLGKYRKNHIPQVKGFWEKFYFRPGNTGYPVFDTAVGRIGVYICYDRHFPEGWRALGLAGAKIVFNPSATSRGLSQYLWRLEQPAAAVANEYYVGAINRVGVEPLGDNDFYGQTYFVDPRGELVGDAAADDKDEVVVRDLDMDRLGEVRDLWQFYRDRRPDSYDSIVAP
- a CDS encoding NCS1 family nucleobase:cation symporter-1 — protein: MEPTSQVARPDGRVDLSDAAPLRGSRFFNDELAPVPVGKRTWSTYNYFALWMGMAHNIPSYALAASLIALGMNWLQALITITLGNLIVLVPMLLNSHAGTKYGIPFPVFARAFYGIRGANLAALLRAFIACGWFGIQTWVGGEAIYILVGKLTGAGWRDAAGIGGQPWTLWLSFAVFWAVQMLIIWRGMEAVRRFENWTAPLVSVGFLILLAYVLIKAGGLGPILSEPASLGWGGDFWKIFAPSLMAMIAFWSTLSLNMPDFTRFGGSQRKQARGQVLGLPTTMTFIAIVAILTTSGGQVLYGEAIWDPAQLADRFSSPAVVVVALIALVLATISANLAANVVSPSYDFSNAFPKRITFAVGGLITGVIGVVIMPWKLYSDPDIYIFAWLGFYGGVLGAVAGVLVAGYWVVKRTRLDLAALYTEGGRYWFRAGWNWRALVATVVGAVLAVGGAYTAPGSQGPFPANGLIPFLKPLYDYSWVAGLVGAFVVYLALSWAHRQPKEETREQSGPSRVGTATVDG
- the hydA gene encoding dihydropyrimidinase, with protein sequence MRTLIKGGTVLSTTGASHADVLVEGETIAAVAAPGLFEAADEVIDATGKYVMPGGIDAHTHMEMPFGGTFSHDTFETGTVAAAWGGTTTIIDFAVQPKGSTLQPTLDKWHEKADGNCAVDYGFHMILSDVNDTTLKEMQTCIDAGVSSFKMFMAYPGVFYSTDGEIVRAMRQATETGATIMMHAENGIAIDQLVAQALAEGKGDPVQHGLTRPPELEAEATSRAIRLAQVTGSPLYLVHLSASQALTAVAEARDGGQNVFAETCPQYLYLSIDDLARPEFEGAKYVASPPLREKWHQGDLWRGLRTNDLSVVSTDHCPFCFKDQKELGRGDFSKIPNGIPGVEHRMDLLHQGVVAGEISLGRWVEACSTTPARMFGLYPRKGVIAPGSDADVVIYDPAAKQTLSAETHHMNVDYSAYEGLEITGKVEAVLSRGKLIVSPSGFAGGDGHGKFLSRELCQYLN